CTCGCTCATTTTCTGCACCGCGTGGGTGAGCTTCGGCCAATCCTCGTCGGTCAGGCGGCCCGTGCGCATCCGGTGCTGGTCGAGCCGGCCGATCGAGCCGAGCATCCGCATCACGAGCTGCGTGCCCGGCATTTCCATCGAGAACACCGCGACGGGCAGGCCATACTCGACCGCGACGTATTCGCCGATGTTCATCGAGAGGGCCGTCTTACCCATCGACGGGCGCCCCGCGACAATGATCAGCTCGCCGCCGTGCATGCCCGACGTCATCCGGTCGAGGTCGACGAAGCCCGTCGGCGTGCCTGTGACATCGCTCGGGTTCGCGGTGTGATACAGCGTGTCGATCCGCTCGACGACCTGCGTGAGCAGCGGGCCGATCTCGAGAAAGCCCTGGTTGCCGCGTGCGCCGTCTTCGGCGATCGAGAACACCTTCGATTCCGCCTCGTCGAGCAACTGGCGGACTTCCTTGCCCTGCGGATTGAATGCGTCGGCGGAGATCTCGTCGGCTACCGACACGAGGCGACGCAGCACCGCGCGGTCGCGCACGATTTCCGCGTAGCGGCGGATGTTGGCCGCGCTCGGCGTGTTCTGTGCGAGCGCGTTCAGGTAGGCGAGCCCGCCGACGTCGTTCGCCTTGCCGGACGTCGTCAGCGCTTCGTACACGGTCACCACGTCGGCCGGGCGCGTCGACGCGATCAGCCGGCCGATGTGCTCGTAGATGATCCGGTGGTCGTAGCGGTAGAAATCGCCCTGCGACAGGAAGTCGGCGATCCGGTCCCATGCCGCGTTGTCGAGCAACAGGCCGCCGAGCACCGACTGCTCGGCTTCGACCGAGTGCGGCGGGACTTTCAGCGATTCGATTTGGGGATCTTGCGGCGCGTTCATGGGTTGGGATTATCGCGAATTACACAGGACGGCGCCATACCGGCCGCCAGTGATGCGGCAATAAAAAAGGCAGGCCCCGGTTGCCCGGGCGCCTGCCCTTGTCCGGACGACGGAAGCCGCCCGGAAAGCTTGCGTACGCTTACGCGTGGTCGCCGATCACGTTGACCGTGATGTCGACGATGACGTCCGTGTGCAGTGCAACCTGGACGTTGTGCTCGCCGATCATCTTCAGCGGGCCTTCCGGCATGCGAACCTGCAGCTTCTCGACTTCGAAACCTGCCTTCTTCAGCAGTTCCGCGACGTCGCCGTTCGTGACCGAGCCGAACAGACGGCCGTCAACGCCCGACTTCTGCGTGATTTCGAACGTCTGGCCGTTCAGCTTCTCGCCGACTGCCTGCGATGCCGCCAGCTTTTCAGCGGCGATCTTTTCGAGTTCAGCGCGGCGCACTTCGAATTCGGCGATCGCTTCCTTCGTTGCACGGCGAGCCTTGCGGTTCGGGATCAGGAAGTTGCGAGCGTAACCGTCCTTGACCTTGACGATGTCGCCGAGGTTGCCCAGATTGGCGACTTTTTCCAACAGAATGATTTGCATTCGAATTCTCCTTATTGCGTCGCCTGATTACGCCTTGTGCTGATCGGTGTACGGCAGCAGCGCGAGGAAACGCGCACGCTTGATTGCCGTATCCAGCTGACGCTGATAGTGCGACTTCGTACCCGTCAGGCGAGCCGGCGTGATCTTGCCGTTTTCGCCGATGAAGTCCTTCAGCGTATCCGTATCCTTGTAGTCGATGTGATCGACACTGGCTGCCGTGAAACGGCAGAACTTCTTGCGCTTGAAGAGCGGGTTTTGTTGCTGACGACGCTTGTCGAATTTCTTACCAGTCGGGCGGGGCATGATTTCAGTCCTTTCCAATGTCCTGCAATGCTGTGATGTGAAACACCAAGGTTCTCGCGTTGCGGCTTTTCTTTGCCAGGAAGCCCGTGAACAGCGTTTCGACGCCCATTTCACGGCTTTCCAGCCTGCCGCTCGCCTCACCGGCCGCCACCGCCTCGATCGTCATTTCGACCTGACGGGGAATGCCTGCTTCGACGACTTCCGTGCGGTGGTGCAACGTGGCGCTTGCGATCGGAACGCCGGCCGGCGTATATCGCACCGGTGCGCGTTCGACGACGCTCGCCGTCAATTGCAACCTGTTCACGTGAGTGGCGCGCTCCTTGATGGCTTAATGAATGACGAACTTAAGCCTGCGCTTCGGTCGGCTGAGCTGCAGCCGCCTTCTTGGCTTCTTCGCGCTGAACTTCCTTCATCATCGGCGACGGGCCGGTCTCGGCCTTCTTCATCTTGACGATGAGGTGACGCAGCACGGCGTCGTTGAACTTGAACGCGTGTTCGAGTTCGTCGAGCGTCGTCTGGTCGCACTCGATGTTCATGCAGACGTAGTGAGCCTTCGCGAGTTTCTCGATCATGTAGGCCAGTTGGCGACGGCCCCAGTCTTCGACGCGGTGGATCTGACCGCCGTGCGACGTGATCGTGGTCTTGTAACGCTCGATCATCGCGGGCACTTGCTCGCTCTGATCGGGGTGCACGATGAATACGATTTCGTAATGACGCATTACACACTCCTTGTGGATTAAAGCCACCCGGGCGTCTGAACCGGTGTGGCAAGTGAGAAGCCGAAGATTCTAACCTGGATACGGGGCGCATGCAAGGCCAATCGACGCTACGCGAGCGGATTCAGCCGTGTTTTCAAAGACTTGAATAGCCGGGCCAGCGAACGCCATAGGCTTTCGGCCTTTTCTAGATCGGGGTCGGATCTCAAGCGAGCCCGAGGCCCGCAACCCATCATGCCGTCACTCGCTGCGCGTGCCGGCGAGCCGCGCGTCGAGCGCCGTCCTGAACGCCGCAAGCGCCGACGGCTCGGCGTCGGTCACGGCCCACCATGTCATCCCGGCCGCGTCCCAGCGGTCGAGCGCATAACCCTGCGACACGGTCGCGTACGGCGCGGCCGCCGGCCCTTCGCCGGCCGGCCGCACGTAGACGTCGATCACGTGCTGCCGGTAGCGGTAGACGAGCACCGCGACGCGGCGCCGTCCGACGTAGTCGAGCCGGCCGCCGACCAGCGCGAAGCCGCTCGCCGCGAGATCCTCGACCGGCGGCGCATAGTCGAGCCGGCCGTTGAACCACGGCTTGACCGTGTGCCGGTCGGTCGAGATCACGTCGATGTCGCGCGCCGACAGGTCGGCACGCACGTGGCTCGCGACGAGTTCGTCGACCGTCCGGTCGGTGTCGGCATGGCGCGCGGACAACGCCATTCCGGCCGCTGCGGCAAGCGCCACCATCAGCGCGACGCCCCAGCCGAGCCCGGGCAGCGCGGCAACGCGCGGCCCCGGGCCGGCAGGCGCCGGGCGTGCCGACACGCCGCGGCCGGTCGGCCAGGAGAACCAGCGGCGGCCGCGCGGCTGCGGTTGCGATCGAGGCTCGGGCCGCGACTCTGCACGCGACTGCCCGCGGGCCCGCCCGTCGTCCGCCGCCGGCAGCCCCGCGAGGATGCTCGCCCGCAGCGCATCCGGCGCACGGTGATAGTCGGCCTGCCGCACGGCCTGCACCAGCGTGACGATCCGCGCGCGTTCGCGGCGGCACGCGTCGCACCCTTCGACATGCTGCTGGACCCGCAACGCATCGGGCGCCGACAGCTCGCGGTCGACGTCCGCGTCCAGCAATGCTCGCGCTTCGTTACAGTCCATCGATAGCCTCCGATGCGGTTCCACCCGCCTGCGCACGGCCCGGCTTGCCTCCGGACGCCGGCGCCGGCACGCCGCCCAGCAGCGC
The nucleotide sequence above comes from Burkholderia pyrrocinia. Encoded proteins:
- a CDS encoding replicative DNA helicase: MNAPQDPQIESLKVPPHSVEAEQSVLGGLLLDNAAWDRIADFLSQGDFYRYDHRIIYEHIGRLIASTRPADVVTVYEALTTSGKANDVGGLAYLNALAQNTPSAANIRRYAEIVRDRAVLRRLVSVADEISADAFNPQGKEVRQLLDEAESKVFSIAEDGARGNQGFLEIGPLLTQVVERIDTLYHTANPSDVTGTPTGFVDLDRMTSGMHGGELIIVAGRPSMGKTALSMNIGEYVAVEYGLPVAVFSMEMPGTQLVMRMLGSIGRLDQHRMRTGRLTDEDWPKLTHAVQKMSEAQLFIDETGGLNPMELRSRARRLSRQCGKLGLIIVDYLQLMSGSSQGENRATEISEISRSLKSLAKELDVPVIALSQLNRGLEQRPNKRPVMSDLRESGAIEQDADVILFIYRDEVYNPDSPDKGTAEIIIGKQRNGPIGPVRLTFLGQYTKFDNFAGAQNFHGE
- the rplI gene encoding 50S ribosomal protein L9 — translated: MQIILLEKVANLGNLGDIVKVKDGYARNFLIPNRKARRATKEAIAEFEVRRAELEKIAAEKLAASQAVGEKLNGQTFEITQKSGVDGRLFGSVTNGDVAELLKKAGFEVEKLQVRMPEGPLKMIGEHNVQVALHTDVIVDITVNVIGDHA
- the rpsR gene encoding 30S ribosomal protein S18; the protein is MPRPTGKKFDKRRQQQNPLFKRKKFCRFTAASVDHIDYKDTDTLKDFIGENGKITPARLTGTKSHYQRQLDTAIKRARFLALLPYTDQHKA
- the priB gene encoding primosomal replication protein N, with product MNRLQLTASVVERAPVRYTPAGVPIASATLHHRTEVVEAGIPRQVEMTIEAVAAGEASGRLESREMGVETLFTGFLAKKSRNARTLVFHITALQDIGKD
- the rpsF gene encoding 30S ribosomal protein S6, giving the protein MRHYEIVFIVHPDQSEQVPAMIERYKTTITSHGGQIHRVEDWGRRQLAYMIEKLAKAHYVCMNIECDQTTLDELEHAFKFNDAVLRHLIVKMKKAETGPSPMMKEVQREEAKKAAAAQPTEAQA
- a CDS encoding anti-sigma factor family protein, which encodes MDCNEARALLDADVDRELSAPDALRVQQHVEGCDACRRERARIVTLVQAVRQADYHRAPDALRASILAGLPAADDGRARGQSRAESRPEPRSQPQPRGRRWFSWPTGRGVSARPAPAGPGPRVAALPGLGWGVALMVALAAAAGMALSARHADTDRTVDELVASHVRADLSARDIDVISTDRHTVKPWFNGRLDYAPPVEDLAASGFALVGGRLDYVGRRRVAVLVYRYRQHVIDVYVRPAGEGPAAAPYATVSQGYALDRWDAAGMTWWAVTDAEPSALAAFRTALDARLAGTRSE